The Apium graveolens cultivar Ventura chromosome 6, ASM990537v1, whole genome shotgun sequence genome contains a region encoding:
- the LOC141666033 gene encoding uncharacterized protein LOC141666033, whose protein sequence is MARFIRLAGFAGTVAGTAAQQADKFKWGLKSYLKGSIISFKFDNMAEVADATKDVEKERIDFRTSRSNSGSKRTRDDQGFAQGRQWYGGQSGQQGQWRGQNQNRCGQSFHGRNQYVGQNQQFQRQKKPRQWRNRLQEQSRYSVYGGNPNMIPVAPCATCGGHHPDRACYRQTGSCFLCGSMSHRAKDCIVSRNTGGGGAGGGSGSQQNPTARVFALTANQAVANSGTVSGTLLVGRHDAYVLFDTGLTHSVVSYSFVRHFGVAPSLLYPNMPIATPMGNSVIISDIYPECPIVVEDINYKVNLLPMEMHDFDIILGMDWLSEHRAIIDYQGKRVIFGDTDKPEFDTSKDEPHIEDYPVVREYEDVFPDELPGLPPHRDVKFTIELVPGAEPISKAPYRMAPLELQEVKESREDHLYTVLEILREKKLFAKFSKCEFWLEEVAFLGHIVSSRGIELDPAKVEAITNWPRPSNETEVSSIALPLTQLMRKGIKFKWNGDRERSFQKLKKRLVSAPILVLPSGSGGFQVYSDASKRGLGGSNGSIASFKVEPNLVSMVKEAQKSDTGLKAIRSEVARGKEKHFRVDDEGVIWLGSKLCVPSDPTIREKILKEAHCSSFSIHPGSTKMYRDLKKHFWWSGMKEDIAEFVGNCLTC, encoded by the exons ATGGCGAGGTTTATAAGGTTGGCTGGATTTGCGGGGACAGTTGCAGGGACTGCTGCACAGCAGGCTGATAAATTTAAATGGGGGTTGAAGTCTTATCTGAAAGGttccataatttcttttaaatttgataatatGGCAGAGGTGGCTGATGCAACAAAGGATGTTGAGAAGGAGCGCATAGATTTCAGGACTTCCAGGTCTAACAGTGGTAGTAAGAGGACTAGGGATGATCAGGGTTTTGCACAGGGTAGACAGTGGTATGGAGGTCAGAGTGGTCAGCAGGGACAGTGGCGTGGACAAAATCAGAATAGGTGTGGTCAGTCATTCCACGGTCGGAATCAGTATGTTGGTCAGAATCAGCAGTTTCAGCGACAGAAGAAGCCTAGGCAGTGGCGGAATCGTCTGCAGGAGCAGAGCCGTTACTCAGTGTACGGGGGAAACCCCAATATGATTCCAGTGGCTCCTTGTGCTACATGTGGTGGACATCATCCAGATAGAGCTTGTTACAGACAGACTGGGTCTTGTTTCTTATGTGGTAGCATGTCCCATAGGGCAAAGGATTGTATAGTGTCGCGCAACACTGGTGGAGGAGGAGCTGGCGGTGGTAGTGGCAGTCAGCAGAATCCTACAGCCAGAGTGTTTGCATTGACTGCAAATCAGGCAGTAGCTAATTCAGGTACTGTTTCAGGAACACTTCTTGTTGGTAGACATGAtgcttatgtgttatttgatactgGTTTGACCCATTCTGTTGTGTCTTATTCATTTGTTCGTCATTTTGGCGTTGCACCTTCATTATTATATCCTAATATGCCTATTGCTACCCCAATGGGGAATTCTGTTATTATATCTGATATATATCCAGAGTGTCCGATAGTTGTTGAAGATATAAATTATAAGGTTAACTTGCTTCCGATGGAGATGCATGACTTTGATATTATCTTGGGCATGGATTGGTTAAGTGAACATCGTGCCATAATTGATTATCAAGGAAAAAGGGTGATCTTTGGGGATACAGATAAACCAGAATTT GATACATCGAAGGATGAACCTCACATTGAGGATTATCCAGTTGTGAGGGAGTATGAAGATGTGTTCCCCGATGAGCTACCAGGTTTGCCACCACATAGAGATGTGAAGTTTACTATTGAATTAGTTCCAGGTGCTGAGCCTATTTCTAAGGCGCCTTACCGGATGGCACCCCTTGAGTTGCAGGAAGTGAAGGA gagcAGAGAGGATCATTTATATACTGTACTTGAAATTTTAAGGGAGAAGAAGTTGTTTgcgaaattttccaagtgtgaattctggttggaggaagtggcattTTTGGGGCATATTGTGTCTAGTAGGGGCATTGAATTGGATCCTGCGAAAGTCGAGGCTATTACTAATTGGCCCAGACCTAGCAATGAGACggag GTCTCTTCCATAGCTTTGCCATTGACTCAGCTAATGAGGAAGGGAATTAAGTTCAAGTGGAATGGTGATCGTGAGAGGAGCTTTCAaaagttaaagaagagattggtgtCAGCTCCAATACTTGTGTTGCCATCAGGGAGTGGAGGTTTTCAGGTTTATAGTGACGCTTCAAAGAGAGGATTGGG aggATCAAATGGTAGTATTGCAAGTTTCAAAGTGGAACCAAATCTTGTTTCAATGGTTAAGGAAGCTCAAAAGAGTGATACAGGTTTGAAAGCTATTAGATCTGAGGTGGCAAGGGGCAAGGAAAAACATTTTCGTGTTGATGATGAGGGTGTGATATGGTTGGGTAGTAAATTGTGTGTTCCCTCAGACCCGACGATTCGTGAGAaaattttgaaggaggctcatTGTTCTTCATTCTCTATTCACCCAGGTTCCActaagatgtatagggatttgaagaagcacttttggtggagtggaatgaaAGAAGATATAGCAGAATTTGTGGGGAACTGTCTTACATGTTAA
- the LOC141667500 gene encoding phosphatidylinositol 3,4,5-trisphosphate 3-phosphatase and protein-tyrosine-phosphatase PTEN2A-like isoform X2 → MDSGPSDASATHPSITPEVRTHSGVESDNPAVKSPSKVSVSGLSTWAKSLKIPESLASKQENSPSEKSPLARFTSGIGLRMSPKASQPNDRAEGTSSSAQSNFFGTITKGLVNGLVDSSKGAVKAVQVKARHAVSQNKRRYQDGGFDLDLTYITENIIAMGFPAGDMSSGFFGFVEGFYRNHMEEVIKFLETYHKDRYKVYNLCSERLYDASLFEGKVASFPFDDHNCPPIQLIILFCRSAYSWLKLDIENVVVVHCKAGMARTGLMISSLLLFLKFFPTAEESIDCFNQKRCLDAKGLVLPSQIRYVKYFERVLTFSSGEYLPGHRCMLRGLRLHRCPYWIRPSISISDHNGVLFSTKSHPKTKNLSPEDFWHTTPRKGVMVFALPGEPGLTELVGDFKIHFHDSQGDFYCWLNTTMIETRMFLTTNDLDGFDKRKLPSPGFRLEVVLVQYSGTFSNAQTGTQAETSTNGLVERPGSDHASTGEAIGATAQPQPVKDSGSIEKNDDLFSDTEAAKANSSKPSPPSEKNDDLFSDTEVSSVSTNFGTVVHSTLDQISNLSQDIRQLALGKTTSNEPKEGAGAVVSGHKASKPVGEVSEFKAMAADASVFTFGDEEDFESD, encoded by the exons ATGGACTCTGGACCAAGTGATGCATCAGCTACTCATCCTTCTATAACTCCAGAAGTACGGACTCACTCTGGGGTCGAATCAGATAATCCTGCAGTGAAGTCACCGTCAAAGGTCTCGGTTTCTGGTTTATCCACATGGGCCAAAAGTTTGAAAATTCCTGAATCCTTGGCTAGCAAGCAAGAAAATTCCCCATCTGAAAAGTCCCCACTTGCTCGCTTCACCAGTGGAATCGGATTGCGTATGTCTCCAAAAGCTTCTCAGCCAAATGATAGAGCTGAAGGAACTTCATCATCTGCTCAATCAAATTTTTTTGGAACAATCACAAAAGGATTAGTTAACGGATTAGTCGATTCATCTAAGGGTGCAGTCAAGGCTGTGCAGGTCAAGGCTCGCCATGCTGTATCTCAAAATAAACGAAGATACCAG GATGGGGGATTCGATTTGGATTTGACATATATCACAGAAAATATTATTGCTATGGGCTTTCCTGCTGGGGATATGAGCTCTGGTTTTTTTGGCTTTGTTGAG GGATTTTACAGAAATCATATGGAAGAGGTGATCAAGTTCTTGGAAACCTATCACAAG GATAGGTACAAAGTATACAATCTTTGTTCTGAGAGGCTGTATGATGCATCCCTTTTTGAAGGAAAG GTTGCTAGCTTCCCATTTGATGATCATAATTGCCCTCCTATTCAACTTATAATATTATTTTGTAGAAGTGCGTACTCATGGTTGAAGCTTGATATCGAAAATGTTGTGGTAGTGCACTGCAAGGCTGGAATGGCAAGAACTGGTTTAATGATTTCAAGTCTGCTTTTGTTTCTGAAG TTTTTTCCTACAGCCGAGGAATCTATTGACTGTTTTAACCAGAAAAGATGTCTCGACGCGAAAGGCCTTGTTCTTCCCAGTCAGATT AGGTATGTGAAATATTTCGAACGTGTCTTAACGTTCTCCAGTGGAGAGTATCTACCTGGTCATAG GTGTATGCTTAGGGGCCTTCGCCTTCATAGGTGCCCTTATTGGATTAGGCCCTCCATCTCTATCTCAGATCATAATG GTGTTCTATTTTCTACCAAAAGTCATCCAAAAACCAAAAATCTATCG CCTGAAGATTTTTGGCATACTACCCCAAGAAAAGGTGTTATGGTCTTTGCTTTGCCAGGGGAGCCAGGGCTAACAGAGTTGGTCGGGGattttaaaattcattttcatGACAGTCAAGGAGACTTCTATTG TTGGTTAAACACAACAATGATCGAGACCAGAATGTTTCTCACCACAAATGATCTTGATGGGTTTGACAAG AGGAAACTGCCTTCACCAGGTTTCCGATTAGAGGTCGTACTGGTGCAGTACAGTGGTACTTTTTCAAATGCTCAAACGGGGACACAGGCAGAAACTTCCACCAATGGGCTTGTTGAAAGGCCAGGTTCAGATCATGCATCAACAGGGGAAGCTATTGGTGCTACTGCACAACCACAGCCAGTCAAAGACTCTGGAAGCATTGAAAAGAATGATGACCTGTTCTCCGACACTGAGGCAGCAAAAGCTAATTCTTCAAAACCTAGTCCACCTAGTGAAAAGAATGATGACCTGTTCTCTGACACTGAGGTGTCTAGTGTCAGCACCAACTTTGGTACTGTAGTACATAGCACATTAGATCAGATCTCGAATTTGTCACAAGATATTAGACAACTCGCACTGGGAAAGACAACTTCTAATGAACCCAAGGAGGGTGCTGGTGCAGTTGTGTCAGGCCACAAGGCGTCCAAACCAGTTGGAGAGGTAAGCGAATTTAAGGCAATGGCAGCTGATGCGTCCGTTTTCACATTTGGCGATGAAGAGGATTTTGAAAGTGATTAA
- the LOC141667500 gene encoding phosphatidylinositol 3,4,5-trisphosphate 3-phosphatase and protein-tyrosine-phosphatase PTEN2A-like isoform X1, which translates to MDSGPSDASATHPSITPEVRTHSGVESDNPAVKSPSKVSVSGLSTWAKSLKIPESLASKQENSPSEKSPLARFTSGIGLRMSPKASQPNDRAEGTSSSAQSNFFGTITKGLVNGLVDSSKGAVKAVQVKARHAVSQNKRRYQDGGFDLDLTYITENIIAMGFPAGDMSSGFFGFVEHVVQGFYRNHMEEVIKFLETYHKDRYKVYNLCSERLYDASLFEGKVASFPFDDHNCPPIQLIILFCRSAYSWLKLDIENVVVVHCKAGMARTGLMISSLLLFLKFFPTAEESIDCFNQKRCLDAKGLVLPSQIRYVKYFERVLTFSSGEYLPGHRCMLRGLRLHRCPYWIRPSISISDHNGVLFSTKSHPKTKNLSPEDFWHTTPRKGVMVFALPGEPGLTELVGDFKIHFHDSQGDFYCWLNTTMIETRMFLTTNDLDGFDKRKLPSPGFRLEVVLVQYSGTFSNAQTGTQAETSTNGLVERPGSDHASTGEAIGATAQPQPVKDSGSIEKNDDLFSDTEAAKANSSKPSPPSEKNDDLFSDTEVSSVSTNFGTVVHSTLDQISNLSQDIRQLALGKTTSNEPKEGAGAVVSGHKASKPVGEVSEFKAMAADASVFTFGDEEDFESD; encoded by the exons ATGGACTCTGGACCAAGTGATGCATCAGCTACTCATCCTTCTATAACTCCAGAAGTACGGACTCACTCTGGGGTCGAATCAGATAATCCTGCAGTGAAGTCACCGTCAAAGGTCTCGGTTTCTGGTTTATCCACATGGGCCAAAAGTTTGAAAATTCCTGAATCCTTGGCTAGCAAGCAAGAAAATTCCCCATCTGAAAAGTCCCCACTTGCTCGCTTCACCAGTGGAATCGGATTGCGTATGTCTCCAAAAGCTTCTCAGCCAAATGATAGAGCTGAAGGAACTTCATCATCTGCTCAATCAAATTTTTTTGGAACAATCACAAAAGGATTAGTTAACGGATTAGTCGATTCATCTAAGGGTGCAGTCAAGGCTGTGCAGGTCAAGGCTCGCCATGCTGTATCTCAAAATAAACGAAGATACCAG GATGGGGGATTCGATTTGGATTTGACATATATCACAGAAAATATTATTGCTATGGGCTTTCCTGCTGGGGATATGAGCTCTGGTTTTTTTGGCTTTGTTGAG CATGTGGTGCAGGGATTTTACAGAAATCATATGGAAGAGGTGATCAAGTTCTTGGAAACCTATCACAAG GATAGGTACAAAGTATACAATCTTTGTTCTGAGAGGCTGTATGATGCATCCCTTTTTGAAGGAAAG GTTGCTAGCTTCCCATTTGATGATCATAATTGCCCTCCTATTCAACTTATAATATTATTTTGTAGAAGTGCGTACTCATGGTTGAAGCTTGATATCGAAAATGTTGTGGTAGTGCACTGCAAGGCTGGAATGGCAAGAACTGGTTTAATGATTTCAAGTCTGCTTTTGTTTCTGAAG TTTTTTCCTACAGCCGAGGAATCTATTGACTGTTTTAACCAGAAAAGATGTCTCGACGCGAAAGGCCTTGTTCTTCCCAGTCAGATT AGGTATGTGAAATATTTCGAACGTGTCTTAACGTTCTCCAGTGGAGAGTATCTACCTGGTCATAG GTGTATGCTTAGGGGCCTTCGCCTTCATAGGTGCCCTTATTGGATTAGGCCCTCCATCTCTATCTCAGATCATAATG GTGTTCTATTTTCTACCAAAAGTCATCCAAAAACCAAAAATCTATCG CCTGAAGATTTTTGGCATACTACCCCAAGAAAAGGTGTTATGGTCTTTGCTTTGCCAGGGGAGCCAGGGCTAACAGAGTTGGTCGGGGattttaaaattcattttcatGACAGTCAAGGAGACTTCTATTG TTGGTTAAACACAACAATGATCGAGACCAGAATGTTTCTCACCACAAATGATCTTGATGGGTTTGACAAG AGGAAACTGCCTTCACCAGGTTTCCGATTAGAGGTCGTACTGGTGCAGTACAGTGGTACTTTTTCAAATGCTCAAACGGGGACACAGGCAGAAACTTCCACCAATGGGCTTGTTGAAAGGCCAGGTTCAGATCATGCATCAACAGGGGAAGCTATTGGTGCTACTGCACAACCACAGCCAGTCAAAGACTCTGGAAGCATTGAAAAGAATGATGACCTGTTCTCCGACACTGAGGCAGCAAAAGCTAATTCTTCAAAACCTAGTCCACCTAGTGAAAAGAATGATGACCTGTTCTCTGACACTGAGGTGTCTAGTGTCAGCACCAACTTTGGTACTGTAGTACATAGCACATTAGATCAGATCTCGAATTTGTCACAAGATATTAGACAACTCGCACTGGGAAAGACAACTTCTAATGAACCCAAGGAGGGTGCTGGTGCAGTTGTGTCAGGCCACAAGGCGTCCAAACCAGTTGGAGAGGTAAGCGAATTTAAGGCAATGGCAGCTGATGCGTCCGTTTTCACATTTGGCGATGAAGAGGATTTTGAAAGTGATTAA
- the LOC141667502 gene encoding uncharacterized protein LOC141667502, with product MATNSVSGIHGHLLEVTVIGCSRLKDTEWISRQDPYVCLEYGSSKFRTRTHTDGGKNPTFQEKFVFTLIEGLRELNVVVWNSNSVTYDDFIGSGKVQLQKVLSQGYDDSPWTIYTKTNRYAGEVRLIMHYANANSQKPPNNFAPSAPPYATSPAQGPSAYSFLQPSSYPSSSPYLLPSSSFAYPPPSPASAYPQPSSASPYPLPSSASLYPPPSSTYNQSYYSYQPDSASYPGSTYPPPHLSAYPPQTYPPPSAYPPVPYPPPAQFSHHYPPGPSYPGTYPPPY from the exons ATGGCGACAAACTCGGTTTCTGGGATTCATGGCCATCTTCTTGAAGTTACTG TGATTGGCTGTTCAAGGTTAAAAGATACAGAATGGATTTCAAGGCAAGACCCTTATGTTTGTCTTGAATATGGTAGCTCTAAATTTCGCACCCGCACTCATACAG ATGGAGGAAAAAACCCAACTTTTCAAGAGAAATTTGTGTTTACTCTGATTGAAGGGTTGAGAGAGCTGAATGTTGTTGTTTGGAATAGTAATTCCGTTACGTATGATGATTTCATTGGCAGCGGAAA GGTTCAGTTGCAGAAGGTTCTGTCTCAAGGATATGACGACAGCCCTTGGACAATTTATACAAAAACTAATAG GTATGCAGGAGAGGTTCGACTCATAATGCACTATGCGAATGCAAAT TCACAAAAGCCACCAAATAACTTTGCTCCATCAGCTCCACCATATGCCACATCTCCTGCCCAGGGGCCATCAGCATACTCTTTCTTGCAACCGTCCTCTTACCCGTCGAGCTCACCTTACCTTCTACCTTCATCCAGTTTTGCATACCCTCCACCATCCCCAGCTTCTGCATATCCTCAACCATCCTCTGCATCCCCATACCCTCTACCATCCTCAGCATCCCTGTACCCGCCACCATCCTCGACCTACAATCAATCTTATTATTCATATCAACCTGATTCTGCTTCATATCCAGGCAGTACATATCCACCCCCTCATTTAAGCGCCTATCCTCCTCAAACGTATCCCCCACCTTCTGCATATCCTCCTGTGCCATATCCGCCACCTGCACAGTTCTCACACCATTATCCCCCAG GTCCTTCGTACCCGGGAACGTATCCTCCACCCTACTAA